The Microbulbifer sp. YPW1 genome contains a region encoding:
- a CDS encoding ABC transporter ATP-binding protein — protein sequence MSVLLDISHIDMEFPTPKGPFTALRDVDLKIQQGEFVSLIGHSGCGKSTVLNVVAGLYQATRGGVILNGKEVTEPGPERAVVFQNHSLLPWLTAYENVELAVKQVFGKSKSKAEMRQWIEHNLELVHMSHAMHKRPGEISGGMKQRVGIARALAMQPKVLLMDEPFGALDALTRAHMQDSLMEIQAELNNTVIMITHDVDEAVLLSDRIVMMTNGPAATIGEILDVNLERPRHRLELADDQLYNQYRAKVLKFLHERHSKPDVPTTKSKPQKTETSSSATSKNKTSVPETVDNAA from the coding sequence ATGAGTGTACTTCTGGATATCAGTCATATCGATATGGAATTCCCCACTCCCAAGGGACCTTTCACAGCCCTTCGGGATGTCGACCTGAAAATTCAGCAGGGTGAATTCGTATCCCTAATAGGTCATTCGGGCTGCGGTAAATCCACCGTGCTGAATGTGGTTGCGGGGCTCTACCAGGCAACCCGTGGCGGCGTCATTCTTAATGGTAAGGAAGTGACTGAACCGGGCCCGGAACGTGCCGTGGTTTTTCAGAACCACTCCCTGCTGCCCTGGCTCACGGCGTACGAAAATGTCGAGCTGGCGGTAAAGCAGGTCTTTGGTAAAAGTAAATCCAAAGCGGAGATGCGCCAGTGGATCGAGCACAACCTGGAACTGGTGCACATGAGCCATGCCATGCACAAGCGTCCCGGGGAAATCAGCGGTGGTATGAAGCAACGGGTCGGCATCGCGCGCGCGCTCGCCATGCAGCCCAAAGTGCTGCTGATGGATGAGCCCTTCGGTGCTTTGGACGCACTCACCCGGGCACATATGCAGGATTCCCTGATGGAGATCCAGGCCGAGCTGAATAACACCGTGATCATGATTACCCACGACGTGGACGAAGCAGTCTTGCTCTCTGACCGCATCGTGATGATGACCAATGGCCCCGCCGCTACTATTGGCGAAATCCTTGACGTAAACCTCGAGCGACCACGGCATCGACTAGAGCTGGCCGATGACCAGCTTTACAACCAGTACCGGGCCAAAGTGCTGAAGTTCCTGCACGAACGTCACAGTAAACCCGATGTTCCGACAACAAAGTCCAAACCCCAGAAAACCGAAACCTCTTCCTCCGCGACGTCGAAAAACAAAACGAGCGTACCGGAAACTGTTGATAACGCAGCCTGA
- a CDS encoding ABC transporter permease → MNTTTVNTGKFYGFRLPQLNSVWLSNAVRLVALPLAGILAFLLLWSVTAQKIDTSLGKFPGPSAVMEQFDALYSEHQRSREKEHAFYERQEVRNAKRVAEDPSYVPKIRDYTGKETFIDQIFTSLITVMSGFLLAVAIAIPLGIAVGLSKTLNSAVNPIVQIFKPVSPLAWLPLVTMVVSAVYTTPEPMVAKSFLNSMITVTLCCLWPMVINTAVGVAGIDNDLVNVSKVLRLPALRHVQKIVLPASVPMIFTGMRLSLGVAWMVLIAAEMLAQNPGLGKFVWDEFQNGSSDSLARIMAAVLVIGFIGFLLDRGMLALQKLVSWDNSAAQ, encoded by the coding sequence ATGAACACCACTACTGTGAATACCGGAAAGTTTTATGGTTTCAGGTTGCCACAACTGAACAGTGTTTGGCTGAGTAATGCCGTTCGCCTGGTGGCGCTGCCGCTGGCTGGCATCCTTGCCTTTCTGCTTTTGTGGTCTGTCACCGCACAGAAAATCGATACCTCTTTGGGAAAATTCCCCGGCCCCTCTGCAGTGATGGAACAGTTCGATGCGCTCTACAGTGAACACCAGCGCTCGCGGGAAAAAGAGCACGCCTTTTACGAACGCCAGGAAGTACGCAATGCAAAGCGTGTTGCCGAAGATCCCTCTTATGTTCCCAAAATCCGCGACTATACCGGCAAGGAAACCTTTATTGACCAGATCTTTACCAGCCTGATCACGGTCATGAGTGGGTTCCTGTTAGCCGTTGCCATTGCCATTCCATTGGGTATAGCGGTTGGCCTGAGCAAAACCCTGAACAGCGCCGTGAATCCTATCGTACAGATATTCAAGCCGGTGTCCCCCCTGGCCTGGCTACCGCTGGTGACCATGGTAGTTTCCGCCGTGTACACCACCCCGGAACCGATGGTGGCCAAATCATTTCTCAACTCGATGATTACCGTCACTCTGTGCTGCCTGTGGCCCATGGTGATCAATACTGCCGTAGGCGTCGCGGGCATTGATAACGATCTGGTGAATGTGAGCAAGGTACTGCGTCTCCCGGCACTGCGACATGTACAGAAAATCGTACTACCTGCCTCGGTACCGATGATTTTCACCGGCATGCGTCTTTCTCTGGGCGTGGCCTGGATGGTACTGATCGCGGCGGAAATGCTTGCACAAAACCCGGGACTCGGAAAATTTGTCTGGGATGAATTTCAGAACGGTAGCTCCGATTCACTCGCGCGCATTATGGCCGCGGTACTGGTGATCGGATTTATTGGCTTTCTGCTGGACCGGGGCATGCTGGCACTACAGAAGCTGGTTTCCTGGGACAACTCCGCCGCACAGTAG
- a CDS encoding CmpA/NrtA family ABC transporter substrate-binding protein translates to MQWKKPFKKLAASLALAVGFSSGTVSVNAEDLGYPEKEELTFGFIKLTDMAPIAIAYEKGFFEDEGLYVTIEAQANWKVLLDGVIDGRLDGAHMLAGQPIAATMGFGTKADIITPFSMDLNGNGITVSNTIWEQMKPNIPKMEDGRPVHPIKADALKPVVEKYKADGKPFNMGMVFPVSTHNYELRYWLAAGGIHPGYYAPHKGDISGQIDADALLSVTPPPQMPATLEAGTIYGYCVGEPWNQQAVFKDIGVPVVTDYEIWKDNPEKVFGITKEFAEKYPNTTVRITRALIRAAMWLDENNNANRPEAVKILSQSNYVGADYDVIANSMTGTFEYEKGDKREVPDFNVFFRYNATYPYYSDAIWYLTQMRRWGQISEDKPDTWYKELASKVYRPDIYEAAAKSLIAEKLAKPEQFPDFATEDGFRDPQTHFIDGIVYNGQKPNEYIDKFSIGLKSGQKL, encoded by the coding sequence ATGCAATGGAAAAAGCCCTTCAAGAAACTTGCCGCTTCGCTGGCACTGGCCGTGGGATTCTCCTCGGGAACAGTTTCAGTCAACGCAGAGGACCTCGGCTACCCCGAAAAAGAAGAGCTGACGTTCGGCTTTATCAAACTCACTGATATGGCTCCCATTGCCATCGCCTATGAAAAAGGGTTCTTCGAAGACGAGGGCCTGTACGTCACTATCGAAGCGCAGGCCAACTGGAAAGTCCTGCTGGATGGCGTTATCGACGGTCGCCTCGACGGCGCGCATATGCTGGCGGGCCAGCCGATCGCAGCCACCATGGGCTTCGGCACCAAGGCCGACATCATCACGCCTTTCTCCATGGACCTGAACGGTAACGGCATCACGGTTTCCAACACTATCTGGGAGCAGATGAAGCCGAATATTCCGAAGATGGAAGATGGGCGCCCGGTGCACCCGATCAAGGCCGATGCACTCAAGCCTGTAGTGGAAAAATACAAGGCGGATGGTAAGCCGTTCAATATGGGTATGGTGTTCCCGGTATCCACGCACAACTACGAACTGCGGTACTGGCTGGCTGCCGGAGGCATTCACCCCGGCTACTACGCGCCGCACAAGGGAGATATCTCTGGCCAGATCGATGCAGACGCGCTGCTGTCTGTTACCCCGCCCCCGCAGATGCCCGCGACACTGGAAGCCGGCACCATTTACGGCTACTGCGTGGGTGAGCCCTGGAACCAACAGGCGGTATTCAAGGATATCGGTGTTCCAGTGGTTACCGATTACGAAATCTGGAAAGACAATCCGGAAAAGGTTTTCGGCATAACCAAAGAGTTCGCCGAGAAATACCCTAACACCACGGTGCGTATTACCCGCGCCCTGATCCGCGCCGCCATGTGGCTGGACGAGAATAACAACGCCAACCGTCCGGAGGCGGTGAAGATCCTGTCGCAATCCAATTATGTCGGTGCCGACTACGATGTCATCGCCAACAGCATGACCGGCACCTTCGAGTACGAAAAAGGTGACAAGCGCGAAGTACCGGATTTCAATGTTTTCTTCCGCTATAACGCCACCTACCCCTACTACTCCGATGCCATCTGGTATCTCACCCAGATGCGTCGCTGGGGCCAGATTTCCGAAGACAAGCCGGACACCTGGTACAAGGAACTCGCCTCCAAGGTTTACCGCCCGGATATCTACGAGGCCGCCGCAAAGTCTTTGATCGCAGAGAAGTTGGCCAAGCCGGAACAGTTCCCCGACTTTGCCACCGAAGACGGCTTCCGCGATCCGCAGACACACTTTATTGACGGCATCGTCTACAACGGCCAGAAACCCAACGAATATATCGACAAGTTTTCCATCGGCCTGAAGTCCGGCCAGAAGCTCTGA
- a CDS encoding OmpP1/FadL family transporter, translated as MTIKTLRKAALAAAICSVSAGTFSSGAMAAGFALQESSTSGLGRAFAAENAIGDNAAILARNPAGSALFNKMAFSIGATYVNPEIDAAGTTDYYLLTAAGPSLAGSIFDTADDYASSAVVPNAYLAVPFDDCWSFGLAMNTDYGLETDFNSSWPVTHIADKTELLSVNIAPSVAFDWNDQFSIGVSANILYADATLKSKVPNNFLLDPLAEQVLGGPASNARILDADGDDWEYGWSVGMLWRSVDGRTHIGVSYQSELDPEIEADVNSDLLTSVNTGLPFDNERANLTLDLPDTLELGLYHRFHDEWGVALGAMWTDWDDFQRLEAFFPRQRVNGQPFPEYNPLKIKEENFKSGWRYSLGVEYYPCDEVTWRVGYAYDNGAARNGFNNDAIAESAAFGLGAGQGLPVTWRTLSIPDADRQWVTFGGTYKVNNQLSIDGGLAYLWGDDERIQEFQALPLTPDVGLGTYFDGGTTNLEAWLVGASLNYSF; from the coding sequence ATGACTATCAAAACTCTGCGCAAAGCCGCATTGGCCGCCGCAATCTGTTCCGTATCCGCTGGTACTTTTTCTAGTGGTGCTATGGCAGCGGGCTTTGCCCTTCAGGAATCCAGTACTTCTGGACTGGGCCGCGCCTTTGCCGCGGAAAATGCCATCGGCGATAACGCGGCTATTCTCGCTCGCAACCCGGCGGGTTCCGCGTTGTTTAACAAGATGGCCTTTTCTATTGGTGCAACCTACGTAAATCCTGAAATCGATGCGGCCGGCACCACCGATTACTACCTGCTTACCGCTGCAGGCCCGAGCCTCGCGGGTTCCATTTTTGACACCGCAGATGACTACGCAAGTAGCGCCGTGGTGCCCAACGCCTATCTTGCAGTGCCCTTTGACGATTGCTGGTCCTTCGGTTTGGCGATGAATACCGACTATGGTCTGGAAACCGACTTCAACAGCAGCTGGCCGGTCACCCACATCGCTGACAAAACCGAACTACTGTCCGTTAATATTGCACCTTCTGTTGCCTTCGACTGGAACGACCAGTTCAGCATCGGTGTATCCGCAAATATCCTGTATGCGGACGCTACGCTGAAGAGCAAAGTACCCAATAACTTCCTGCTGGACCCACTGGCTGAACAGGTACTGGGTGGCCCCGCTTCGAATGCGCGTATCCTTGATGCCGATGGCGATGACTGGGAATACGGCTGGAGCGTAGGCATGCTGTGGCGCAGCGTGGACGGCCGCACCCATATTGGTGTTTCTTACCAGTCAGAACTGGACCCTGAAATCGAGGCCGACGTAAATTCGGACCTGTTAACCAGTGTCAACACCGGGCTCCCGTTTGACAATGAGCGCGCAAATCTGACGCTCGATCTGCCAGACACGCTCGAACTGGGACTTTACCATCGCTTCCACGATGAATGGGGCGTAGCTCTCGGAGCCATGTGGACAGATTGGGACGATTTCCAACGCCTGGAAGCCTTCTTCCCCCGCCAGCGCGTGAACGGTCAACCCTTCCCGGAATACAACCCGCTAAAAATTAAGGAAGAAAACTTCAAAAGTGGCTGGCGCTACAGCCTCGGGGTTGAATACTACCCCTGTGATGAGGTCACCTGGCGCGTAGGCTACGCCTACGACAACGGTGCAGCGAGAAACGGATTCAACAATGATGCTATCGCCGAGTCCGCCGCCTTCGGCCTGGGAGCTGGCCAGGGCTTGCCGGTAACCTGGCGCACCCTCTCCATCCCTGATGCAGATCGCCAGTGGGTAACCTTCGGTGGCACCTACAAAGTCAACAATCAGCTGAGCATCGACGGCGGTCTGGCTTATCTGTGGGGTGACGATGAACGCATCCAGGAATTCCAGGCACTGCCTCTGACTCCGGATGTTGGGCTTGGCACTTACTTTGACGGCGGTACCACCAACCTGGAAGCCTGGTTGGTTGGCGCCTCCCTAAATTACAGTTTCTGA
- a CDS encoding DUF3108 domain-containing protein produces the protein MTPNVLRKKIISSSLFSFLSLLALAPLTPLSQAETATTAKSQVLQPFTATYKAEFSGFGVTAERKLSGSPTSWRLDFSAHSMFAKIEEYSRFAQQGQRLVPQHYDYQKSGLGKDRHTALSFEDGASRVVNVYDKSRSIEKAPANIQDKISYQLQLAMDVANGKTPLKYQVADGKRIREYEFRVAGKETVKTPMGAVETIKVQRVREEDAERVTNIWFAPQWNYALVKLKQYEDGKSYQITLTKLSIDGQEVNVDQ, from the coding sequence TTGACTCCCAACGTACTGCGCAAAAAAATCATCAGCAGCTCGCTGTTTTCCTTTCTCTCCCTGTTGGCCCTCGCGCCGTTGACCCCTCTCAGCCAGGCTGAAACAGCGACAACCGCCAAATCCCAGGTGCTCCAGCCATTTACCGCCACCTACAAAGCCGAGTTCAGCGGCTTTGGGGTAACCGCAGAGCGCAAACTCAGTGGCTCTCCTACCAGCTGGCGGCTGGATTTTTCCGCCCACTCCATGTTTGCCAAAATCGAGGAGTACTCCCGCTTCGCCCAACAGGGGCAGCGTCTGGTACCACAACACTACGATTACCAGAAATCCGGCCTCGGCAAGGATCGCCACACAGCGCTGAGTTTTGAAGATGGCGCCAGCCGCGTGGTCAATGTTTACGACAAATCTCGCAGCATCGAAAAGGCGCCCGCCAATATTCAGGATAAAATCAGTTATCAGTTGCAGCTGGCAATGGATGTCGCCAACGGCAAAACACCACTGAAGTACCAGGTAGCCGACGGTAAGAGGATTCGCGAATACGAGTTTCGTGTGGCGGGCAAAGAGACCGTGAAAACGCCCATGGGCGCGGTGGAAACCATCAAGGTGCAGCGTGTCCGTGAAGAGGACGCGGAGCGCGTCACCAATATCTGGTTCGCCCCGCAATGGAATTACGCGCTGGTAAAACTCAAGCAATACGAAGATGGCAAGAGCTACCAGATCACCCTGACGAAACTATCCATTGATGGGCAAGAAGTTAACGTCGATCAATAA
- the purN gene encoding phosphoribosylglycinamide formyltransferase, with protein sequence MSNPSSSKCRAVVLISGSGTNLQAFLDAVTAAECAYSIEAVISNKADAYGLTRAKNAGVATEVLSHRDFSDRESFDQAMIEVIDAYEPDLVILAGFMRILTPGFVRHYSGRMLNIHPSLLPKYQGLHTHQRALDAGDSEHGATVHFVTEELDGGPPVLQAAVPIEAGDDAGTLSQRVQVQEHIIYPMAATWFAQGRLKMAGDRAELDGELLPRSGKRLD encoded by the coding sequence ATGTCGAATCCATCTTCCAGCAAGTGCCGCGCGGTAGTCCTGATCTCCGGAAGCGGCACCAACCTACAGGCATTCCTGGATGCAGTAACGGCAGCCGAGTGCGCTTACAGCATCGAAGCCGTTATCAGCAACAAAGCGGACGCCTACGGCCTGACCCGGGCAAAGAATGCCGGGGTCGCCACCGAGGTGCTCAGCCACCGGGACTTCTCGGATCGCGAAAGCTTCGATCAGGCGATGATTGAGGTAATCGACGCCTACGAGCCAGACCTGGTGATATTGGCCGGCTTCATGCGCATCCTCACTCCCGGGTTTGTGCGCCATTACAGCGGCCGCATGTTGAACATTCACCCCTCTCTGCTGCCCAAGTACCAGGGCCTGCACACACACCAGCGCGCACTGGACGCCGGTGACAGCGAACACGGCGCGACGGTACACTTTGTCACTGAAGAGCTGGATGGTGGCCCGCCTGTACTACAGGCCGCCGTGCCCATCGAAGCCGGTGATGACGCGGGCACACTTTCACAGCGTGTTCAGGTACAGGAACATATCATCTATCCGATGGCCGCTACCTGGTTCGCCCAGGGGCGGCTGAAGATGGCCGGCGATCGCGCCGAGCTGGATGGCGAGCTGCTGCCACGCAGCGGCAAACGCCTCGACTGA
- the purM gene encoding phosphoribosylformylglycinamidine cyclo-ligase — MSDSKPNSSSTSPSLSYKDAGVDIDAGNALVERIKHVAKRTARPEVMGGLGGFGALCELPSGYKQPVLVSGTDGVGTKLRLAMDLGIHDTIGIDLVAMCVNDLVVAGAEPLFFLDYYATGKLNVDIAADVVAGIGKGCELAGAALVGGETAEMPGMYEGDDYDLAGFCVGVVEKSEIIDGSKVQAGDKLIGLGASGPHSNGYSLIRKVLEISGADLHKDLEGKTLAESLMAPTRIYVKSLLSLMKEVQVNALSHITGGGLLENLPRVLPENARAVIDTKSWDLPPVFRWLQEAGNIEGREMYRTFNCGVGMVICVPAAEADKAVAKLKELGEDAFIVGSIETAAEGDTGEAVELAGL; from the coding sequence ATGAGCGACTCCAAGCCGAACTCTTCCTCCACTAGCCCTTCCCTCAGCTACAAGGACGCCGGTGTCGATATCGACGCGGGAAATGCCCTGGTTGAGCGCATCAAGCATGTTGCCAAGCGCACCGCGCGCCCGGAAGTGATGGGCGGCCTCGGCGGCTTCGGCGCCCTGTGCGAGCTGCCCAGCGGCTACAAGCAGCCAGTGCTGGTCTCCGGCACCGACGGCGTCGGCACCAAGCTGCGCCTGGCGATGGATCTCGGCATCCACGACACCATCGGCATCGACCTGGTCGCCATGTGTGTGAACGATCTGGTGGTCGCCGGTGCAGAACCCCTGTTCTTCCTGGATTACTACGCCACCGGCAAGCTCAATGTAGACATTGCCGCCGATGTCGTAGCGGGCATTGGCAAGGGCTGTGAACTGGCCGGCGCTGCGCTGGTCGGCGGTGAAACCGCGGAAATGCCCGGCATGTACGAGGGCGACGACTACGACCTGGCCGGTTTCTGTGTCGGCGTGGTAGAGAAGTCGGAGATCATCGACGGCTCCAAAGTACAGGCCGGCGACAAGCTGATCGGCCTCGGCGCTTCCGGCCCCCACTCCAACGGCTACTCCCTGATCCGCAAGGTACTGGAAATCAGCGGTGCCGACCTGCACAAAGATCTCGAGGGCAAAACCCTCGCGGAATCCCTGATGGCGCCGACCCGCATCTATGTGAAGAGCCTGCTGAGCCTGATGAAAGAAGTTCAGGTTAATGCGCTCAGCCACATCACCGGCGGCGGCCTGCTGGAAAACCTGCCGCGGGTACTCCCGGAGAATGCGCGCGCGGTAATCGACACCAAGAGCTGGGACCTGCCTCCGGTATTCCGCTGGCTGCAGGAGGCCGGCAACATCGAGGGCCGCGAAATGTACCGCACCTTCAACTGCGGTGTGGGCATGGTGATCTGTGTGCCGGCGGCAGAAGCAGACAAGGCTGTAGCCAAGTTGAAGGAACTGGGCGAGGACGCCTTTATTGTCGGCAGCATCGAGACCGCCGCCGAAGGCGACACCGGTGAAGCTGTCGAGCTGGCGGGACTGTAA
- a CDS encoding DUF2066 domain-containing protein, whose protein sequence is MPSIINPRVLLCFLLLLAVFMSALPASARVMPDLYEVSEAVSSRGTTDRAGATSRGLERVFIRVTGDQNVGNNPKLAPVLKQAQKYVQSYRYDTDDNQLFLQLTFDPQAVNDLVHQLQLPLWPNNRPGTLVWMAVDTLQSGRDTLRQEDYPELFGLLDGLALERGLPLDFPVMDLNDQRNMPLGALWAQDESAAQRAGVRYRPDATLMGRLLQTSGQRWQANWLLIHGGRSYAFDASGSSLEEVALRGVNEAANQLAERYAVRTDDTGVASAVLVEISGIRSFADYSSATKYLQGLAQVSSADVLAVNGDRLTLALTTSTQLESLRDVLALNRNLQLSRDDGLVDLSGYRAPLGSAQNPLRYNWQ, encoded by the coding sequence ATGCCATCGATCATAAACCCCCGGGTGCTGCTCTGTTTTTTGCTGCTGCTGGCAGTATTCATGTCTGCTCTGCCGGCATCCGCACGGGTGATGCCGGATCTGTACGAGGTGAGTGAGGCGGTCTCGAGCCGCGGCACCACCGACCGCGCTGGGGCCACCAGCCGCGGCCTGGAGCGGGTCTTCATTCGGGTAACCGGCGACCAGAACGTGGGGAACAACCCCAAACTGGCACCAGTGCTCAAGCAGGCACAGAAGTACGTCCAGAGCTATCGCTACGATACCGACGATAACCAGCTGTTCCTGCAACTGACGTTCGACCCGCAGGCGGTGAACGACCTGGTGCACCAGTTGCAGCTGCCCCTGTGGCCCAACAACCGCCCGGGCACTCTGGTGTGGATGGCGGTTGATACCCTCCAGAGTGGCCGCGATACCCTGCGCCAGGAAGATTATCCCGAGCTGTTCGGTCTGCTCGATGGCCTGGCGCTGGAGCGCGGCCTGCCACTGGACTTCCCGGTCATGGACCTGAACGACCAGCGCAATATGCCGCTGGGAGCGCTCTGGGCCCAGGACGAGAGCGCCGCGCAACGCGCCGGAGTGCGTTATCGCCCCGACGCCACGCTGATGGGACGCCTGCTGCAGACTTCCGGGCAGCGCTGGCAGGCCAACTGGCTGCTGATTCACGGCGGCCGCAGCTACGCGTTTGATGCCAGCGGCTCCTCCCTCGAGGAAGTTGCCCTGCGTGGGGTGAACGAAGCTGCCAACCAGCTCGCAGAGCGTTACGCAGTGCGCACCGACGATACCGGTGTCGCCAGCGCGGTACTGGTCGAGATTTCCGGCATCCGCAGCTTTGCAGATTACTCCAGTGCAACCAAGTACCTGCAGGGCCTGGCCCAGGTGAGCAGTGCGGATGTGCTGGCGGTGAATGGCGATCGCCTGACACTGGCGCTCACGACCAGTACCCAGCTTGAGTCCCTGCGGGATGTGCTGGCGTTGAATCGCAATCTGCAGCTGTCCAGAGACGACGGGCTGGTAGATCTGTCCGGCTACCGTGCTCCACTCGGCAGTGCCCAGAACCCCCTGCGTTACAACTGGCAGTAA
- the hda gene encoding DnaA regulatory inactivator Hda has translation MSDSSKSGGVPQQLSLGVSLRDDATFANFFRSPDDGNRQVVDLLRAFASGDNTEQAIFLWGESGSGITHLLQSVCQVAESAGRRFQYLPLMDLIEANPEVIVEGLEYLDLVCIDDLHLIEGRENWQTALFHLYNRLRDSGRQLLLGARKSPRGLDLELADLKSRLQWGLTFQLHPLSDADKLAALRQRSRLRGFDLPEDVALYILHRAPRDTRALFACLEQLDRASLQAQRKITIPFVKQVLNI, from the coding sequence GTGTCTGATAGCAGTAAATCCGGTGGTGTTCCACAACAGCTCTCGCTGGGGGTATCCCTGCGGGACGACGCCACCTTCGCCAATTTTTTTCGCTCTCCCGATGACGGCAACCGCCAGGTAGTGGACCTGCTGCGGGCCTTTGCCAGCGGCGACAATACCGAGCAGGCGATTTTCCTGTGGGGGGAATCCGGCAGCGGGATCACGCATCTGCTGCAGTCCGTGTGCCAGGTGGCGGAGAGCGCCGGGCGCCGTTTCCAGTACCTGCCGCTGATGGATCTGATCGAGGCCAACCCCGAGGTCATCGTGGAAGGGCTCGAATACCTGGACCTCGTATGTATCGACGACCTGCACCTGATAGAGGGGCGGGAGAACTGGCAAACCGCGTTGTTTCACCTGTATAACCGCCTGCGCGATAGCGGCCGCCAGTTGCTGTTGGGGGCGCGCAAGTCTCCGCGCGGACTTGATCTGGAGCTGGCGGACCTGAAATCGCGCCTGCAGTGGGGGCTGACCTTCCAGCTGCACCCGCTGAGCGATGCGGACAAGCTGGCAGCTTTGCGCCAGCGCAGCCGTCTGCGCGGCTTTGACCTGCCGGAGGATGTGGCCCTGTACATCCTGCACCGGGCGCCGCGGGATACCCGTGCATTATTTGCCTGCCTGGAGCAGCTGGATCGTGCCTCGTTGCAGGCCCAGCGCAAGATCACCATTCCCTTCGTAAAACAGGTCCTCAATATCTGA
- the sodC gene encoding superoxide dismutase family protein, which produces MNHLARTIVAGALASGLALAAHAETVVSVLKLDSSGVGSMLGTVTITESPHGLVFTPSLKGLPSGLHGFHLHENGSCEPAMKDGKKVPGLAAGSHYDPQKTGKHGMPWGDGHLGDLPALYVDNDGNASEPVLAPRLKKSDLKGRALVIHAGGDNYSDNPKPLGGGGARFACGVIQ; this is translated from the coding sequence ATGAATCATCTCGCCAGAACGATTGTTGCGGGGGCCCTGGCCAGTGGCCTGGCGCTGGCCGCCCATGCCGAAACCGTGGTCAGTGTGCTGAAACTCGATAGCTCGGGTGTAGGTTCAATGCTGGGCACCGTCACGATTACCGAGTCCCCGCACGGACTGGTATTCACTCCGAGCCTGAAAGGGTTACCCAGTGGCCTGCACGGCTTCCATCTACACGAAAATGGCAGTTGCGAGCCGGCGATGAAGGACGGCAAGAAAGTGCCGGGCCTGGCAGCGGGGAGCCACTACGACCCGCAAAAAACCGGCAAACACGGTATGCCCTGGGGCGATGGCCACCTGGGAGACCTGCCGGCACTGTATGTGGACAACGACGGCAATGCATCCGAGCCGGTGCTGGCGCCGCGCCTGAAAAAGTCCGATCTCAAGGGGCGCGCGCTGGTGATCCATGCCGGCGGCGACAACTATTCGGATAATCCCAAGCCGCTCGGCGGTGGCGGTGCCCGCTTCGCCTGTGGGGTGATTCAGTAA